Proteins encoded in a region of the Mycolicibacterium duvalii genome:
- a CDS encoding cytochrome P450: MSAIDVDEQQFAPLIDLRWWQEHPAERAEIYRRLRDAGPVFVRTNRPDAPRARGFWAVGAHRDVVDISRRADEFCSGHGTQIFDQTAEMREYRGSIIDMDDPEHMRLRKIVSRGFTPRILAEMRGLVEETTAEILDEMPRTGKCDFVSAFATLLPLRIIDNMLGVPREHEQFIVHATNVVLGASDPEYVPDQTAAGIGAAVSEASERLIELLRSIAEDRIARPRNDVISKLVTSDEENLTPQELAKFFILLIGAGNETTRNALTHGLQILSAHPDQRERLLADYDELAPTAVEEILRYASPVIHMRRTVTRDGVTLTDADGQVTHTFAAGDKVVVWYPAANRDPAVFADPEAFDIARKPNNHIAFGGPGPHYCLGAHLARLELKVAFEMLYDRYPDISAAGEPVMLRSNFVNGIKHLEATYTP; this comes from the coding sequence GTGAGCGCGATCGACGTCGACGAGCAACAGTTCGCACCATTGATCGACCTGCGGTGGTGGCAGGAACATCCCGCAGAACGCGCGGAGATTTACCGGCGCCTGCGGGACGCTGGCCCGGTCTTCGTGCGCACCAACCGGCCCGATGCTCCCCGCGCCCGCGGCTTCTGGGCGGTCGGCGCGCACCGCGATGTGGTCGACATCAGCCGACGAGCCGACGAGTTCTGCTCCGGGCACGGTACCCAGATCTTCGATCAGACCGCCGAGATGCGCGAATACCGCGGGTCCATCATCGACATGGACGACCCCGAGCACATGCGGCTTCGCAAGATCGTCTCCCGCGGATTCACCCCGCGCATTCTCGCCGAGATGCGTGGCTTGGTGGAGGAGACAACCGCAGAGATCCTGGACGAGATGCCCCGCACCGGGAAGTGCGACTTCGTCTCAGCGTTCGCCACGCTGCTTCCGCTGCGCATCATCGACAACATGCTCGGGGTGCCGCGGGAGCACGAGCAGTTCATCGTCCATGCCACCAACGTCGTACTCGGCGCCTCAGATCCGGAGTACGTACCCGATCAGACCGCGGCGGGCATCGGGGCGGCGGTCTCCGAGGCCAGCGAGCGGCTCATCGAACTGCTCAGGAGTATCGCCGAAGACCGCATCGCCCGGCCGCGTAACGACGTGATCAGCAAGCTCGTCACCTCCGACGAGGAGAATTTGACGCCGCAAGAACTGGCGAAGTTTTTCATCTTGCTGATCGGCGCGGGCAACGAGACCACCCGCAACGCGCTCACGCATGGCCTGCAGATCCTCAGCGCGCATCCGGACCAGCGCGAACGGCTGCTGGCGGACTACGACGAGTTGGCACCGACTGCCGTCGAGGAGATTCTGCGGTATGCGAGTCCTGTGATCCACATGCGCCGCACCGTAACCCGCGACGGTGTGACGCTGACAGACGCGGACGGGCAGGTGACACACACCTTCGCCGCCGGCGACAAAGTAGTCGTCTGGTATCCGGCCGCCAATCGCGACCCCGCGGTATTCGCCGACCCCGAGGCGTTCGACATCGCACGAAAGCCGAACAACCACATCGCCTTCGGGGGACCCGGCCCTCACTATTGCCTCGGCGCCCACCTCGCCCGCTTGGAATTGAAAGTGGCCTTCGAGATGCTCTACGACCGCTACCCCGACATCAGCGCTGCCGGCGAGCCGGTCATGCTGAGATCCAACTTCGTCAACGGCATCAAACACCTCGAGGCAACCTACACACCATGA
- a CDS encoding enoyl-CoA hydratase/isomerase family protein, which produces MNTTAAVLSDTTDGILTITLNRPEAANAVRPDDRDTIIALLAAAADDEKVRAVVLRANGKHFCSGADVASLADRRARGEKRVLEPTRRIMNGAQKLVASVLDCHKPVIAAVQGAATGLGAHVVYASDLVVATENSYFAESFVKRGLVVDGGGCYLLPRRIGMQKAKEMAFFGERLTAAEALALGLVNRVVAPAELDAAVADFAGRLAAAPTSAIAFTKRLLNDSPDTDRSGAFVAEAMAQEIQSYSHDSKEGVQAFIDKRQTEFTGW; this is translated from the coding sequence ATGAACACCACTGCGGCCGTGCTATCCGACACCACCGATGGCATCCTCACAATCACCCTCAATCGGCCAGAGGCCGCGAACGCGGTCCGGCCCGACGACCGCGACACGATCATCGCGCTGCTGGCCGCCGCCGCGGACGACGAGAAAGTACGCGCGGTGGTGTTGCGCGCCAACGGAAAACACTTCTGCTCGGGCGCTGACGTGGCTTCGCTGGCGGACCGGCGGGCGCGGGGCGAGAAGCGAGTGCTGGAGCCGACGCGACGCATCATGAACGGGGCCCAGAAATTGGTTGCCAGCGTGTTGGATTGCCACAAGCCGGTGATCGCCGCGGTGCAGGGTGCTGCGACAGGTCTGGGGGCCCACGTTGTCTATGCGTCCGATCTCGTGGTCGCCACCGAAAATTCCTATTTCGCTGAGTCATTCGTCAAGCGTGGGCTGGTCGTCGACGGTGGCGGGTGCTACCTGCTGCCTCGAAGGATCGGCATGCAGAAGGCAAAAGAGATGGCCTTCTTCGGAGAGCGCCTGACGGCAGCCGAAGCGTTGGCACTCGGTCTGGTGAACCGCGTGGTCGCCCCGGCCGAGTTGGACGCGGCGGTGGCCGACTTCGCCGGACGGCTGGCGGCGGCACCGACGAGCGCCATCGCGTTCACCAAGCGACTGCTCAACGACTCCCCCGACACCGATCGGTCCGGGGCGTTCGTCGCCGAGGCGATGGCCCAGGAGATCCAGTCCTACTCACATGACTCGAAAGAGGGTGTGCAGGCGTTCATCGACAAGCGCCAGACCGAGTTCACCGGGTGGTGA
- a CDS encoding Zn-ribbon domain-containing OB-fold protein has protein sequence MARADIPVIDQVSEPYWAAARQGRLLIAKCRPCGRVHHYPRPFCPHCWSDDVHPVQASGTGILYTYSTVYVNDLTPFSERLPYVAAIVELPEGPRLMTAIEGVEPERLRVGMPVTAIFRPVDETDPDSPYLTMFTPREDS, from the coding sequence ATGGCGCGCGCGGATATCCCGGTCATCGACCAGGTCAGCGAGCCGTATTGGGCCGCGGCGCGGCAGGGTCGCCTGCTGATCGCCAAGTGCCGGCCGTGCGGCCGGGTACATCACTACCCGCGGCCGTTCTGCCCCCACTGCTGGAGCGACGACGTCCACCCGGTTCAGGCCAGCGGAACCGGAATCCTGTACACGTATTCGACGGTGTACGTGAATGATCTGACTCCGTTCAGCGAGCGACTGCCCTACGTGGCCGCGATCGTCGAGCTGCCCGAGGGCCCGCGGCTGATGACCGCCATCGAGGGCGTCGAACCCGAGCGCCTCCGGGTCGGAATGCCCGTCACCGCGATTTTCCGGCCCGTCGACGAGACAGATCCCGACAGCCCGTATCTCACGATGTTCACCCCAAGAGAGGACTCATGA
- a CDS encoding SDR family NAD(P)-dependent oxidoreductase, with translation MTGLLDGKVALVTGAGHGIGRGHALELAKHGATVIVNDLGTTLSGEGTGKVADEVVSIIESRGGRAVSDFSDVGDEQQVDLAVERAYSQLGRVDIVVNNAGIVRDKAIWNMTADDFDLVMRVHVRGSWLTSRAVARKWRAESKESGAKVYGRIINTTSGAGLHGHFGQTNYSTAKSAIVGLTQTLSLELASIGATVNAISPGGRTRMSASMPGAEAAIEPDERAEDEFDPKDPSLGSPVVAWLASPEAGHVSGQVIRAMGEHLQLLKGWHPVTSVSNGQKRWDANKLGAIMATDVFGTRNTGLRLGG, from the coding sequence ATGACCGGACTACTCGACGGCAAGGTCGCCCTGGTGACCGGCGCCGGGCATGGCATCGGCCGTGGCCACGCACTCGAACTGGCCAAGCATGGCGCGACGGTGATCGTCAATGACCTTGGCACGACCCTTTCCGGCGAGGGCACCGGCAAGGTCGCCGACGAGGTCGTCTCGATCATCGAGAGCCGCGGTGGCAGGGCGGTGTCCGACTTCAGCGACGTGGGCGACGAGCAGCAGGTAGACCTTGCCGTGGAACGCGCCTACTCGCAGCTGGGAAGGGTTGACATCGTGGTCAACAACGCGGGCATCGTGCGCGACAAGGCGATATGGAACATGACGGCCGACGACTTCGACCTGGTGATGCGGGTGCACGTGCGCGGCAGCTGGTTGACCAGCCGCGCGGTCGCGCGGAAGTGGCGCGCGGAATCCAAGGAATCCGGCGCAAAAGTCTATGGCCGCATCATCAACACCACCTCGGGCGCCGGCCTGCACGGCCACTTCGGTCAGACGAACTACAGCACCGCGAAGTCGGCGATCGTGGGCCTGACCCAGACGCTCAGTCTCGAGCTCGCATCGATCGGCGCCACCGTGAACGCCATCAGTCCTGGTGGACGCACGCGCATGTCCGCGTCCATGCCGGGAGCAGAGGCGGCCATCGAGCCCGACGAGCGCGCCGAGGACGAGTTCGATCCCAAGGACCCGTCGCTGGGCTCTCCCGTGGTGGCGTGGCTCGCCAGTCCCGAAGCCGGCCATGTCAGCGGTCAGGTGATCCGGGCCATGGGCGAGCATCTGCAGCTGCTCAAGGGCTGGCATCCGGTGACGTCGGTCTCCAACGGCCAAAAGCGATGGGATGCAAATAAACTCGGTGCCATCATGGCCACCGACGTGTTCGGGACCCGTAACACCGGTCTGCGACTGGGCGGCTGA
- a CDS encoding cytochrome C oxidase subunit IV family protein, producing the protein MPGPSVLAFVRGRADVSWLVLIAATVVSFALGADHGTGSAMAVVILGIAAIKIRLVGLDFMELRNAPKPLRIAFEGYCVALWALLSALYLFL; encoded by the coding sequence ATGCCGGGCCCCTCCGTATTGGCCTTCGTCCGTGGCCGCGCGGACGTGTCCTGGCTGGTGTTGATCGCAGCGACGGTGGTGTCCTTCGCTCTGGGCGCCGACCATGGCACCGGTTCGGCGATGGCGGTCGTCATCCTTGGGATCGCCGCGATCAAGATACGGCTCGTCGGGCTCGACTTCATGGAACTGCGAAACGCTCCAAAGCCTCTGCGGATCGCATTCGAGGGATATTGCGTGGCGCTGTGGGCCTTGCTGTCCGCGCTATACCTGTTTCTGTGA
- a CDS encoding TIGR03857 family LLM class F420-dependent oxidoreductase, translated as MNGRQLSGIALGAYVLPGRVADPAVVVNQAKAAERLDLHTVWLSERWGTKDLGVIAGAVSQATSRIRIASGITHLQSRHPALLASLAMTAQALSGGRFMLGVGRSVDAMWAAVGLPRSTNASIVDHADIFRRLCRGEKVSYDGPAGRYPSLRLNDIPDQPVPPVVFAAIGPKGLGLAGRHFDGVLLHPFLTPAAVERSVRRVRDAERAAGRPVGSVRVYATVVVACELPAEEELAVVDARAVTYYQIPGFGERLAAVNGWDPEPLSRLRSHPLLAGVRGSADSVLTREKLVEAASALPRPWTAEAAAVGSARSCHLMFERFREAGADELVLHGSTPDRFDALLNGADARSSN; from the coding sequence ATGAACGGCAGACAGCTCAGCGGCATAGCGCTCGGCGCTTACGTGCTCCCCGGACGCGTCGCCGACCCCGCGGTCGTCGTCAACCAGGCGAAGGCCGCCGAGCGTCTCGATCTGCACACCGTATGGCTCAGCGAGCGATGGGGGACCAAGGATCTCGGGGTGATCGCAGGCGCGGTCAGCCAAGCCACCTCGAGGATCCGGATCGCCTCGGGCATCACCCATCTCCAGTCCCGGCATCCCGCACTGCTGGCGTCGCTGGCAATGACGGCTCAGGCGCTGTCGGGCGGACGATTCATGCTCGGCGTCGGACGCTCGGTCGACGCGATGTGGGCGGCGGTGGGGCTACCTCGTTCCACGAACGCGTCGATCGTCGACCACGCTGACATCTTCCGCCGGCTGTGCCGGGGTGAGAAGGTCAGCTACGACGGACCCGCGGGCAGGTACCCGTCGTTGCGGCTCAATGACATACCGGATCAGCCGGTCCCTCCTGTGGTCTTCGCGGCGATCGGACCCAAGGGCCTGGGGCTCGCGGGTCGCCACTTCGACGGGGTGCTGCTGCATCCGTTCCTGACCCCCGCCGCCGTCGAGCGTTCGGTACGGCGCGTCCGGGACGCCGAGCGCGCAGCGGGCCGCCCGGTGGGCAGTGTGCGGGTGTACGCCACCGTCGTGGTCGCGTGCGAGCTGCCGGCCGAGGAGGAGCTCGCTGTAGTGGACGCTCGGGCGGTGACGTACTACCAGATTCCCGGATTCGGCGAGCGGTTGGCGGCAGTCAACGGGTGGGATCCGGAACCATTGAGCAGGTTGCGAAGTCACCCGCTACTCGCCGGTGTCAGGGGTTCCGCGGACTCGGTGCTCACTCGCGAGAAACTCGTCGAGGCCGCCTCCGCCTTACCGAGGCCGTGGACGGCGGAGGCGGCGGCGGTCGGGTCGGCGCGATCCTGCCATCTGATGTTCGAACGCTTCCGCGAGGCCGGTGCCGACGAATTGGTACTGCACGGCAGCACGCCCGACCGATTCGACGCCCTGCTCAACGGCGCCGACGCCAGATCATCAAACTAG
- a CDS encoding phosphotransferase family protein, whose product MKRLAAHGIPVPDVVGIEGDASILGSPFYLMRRVRGRTPSDVPSWHKRGWTVELSPVERGLLCDNGLQALVSLHRIDDPDTLAFFRGGTDPSRTALQRYLDKLRGWYEWCRADMQVGGATLAEALRVIVDAAPDTDAETVVWGDARVGNISFGDDLSVVALFDWETAGTGPPDIDVGWWLMFERFLCEALGFTRLPGIPDDDEIVRRYLEFGGTLTGDIAYYQLIAAIVLSLINNRLARLLERDGLDVVTAQSYPRMSVGLVEHYLDRL is encoded by the coding sequence ATGAAACGTCTCGCCGCACATGGAATTCCGGTGCCGGACGTCGTCGGTATCGAAGGCGACGCTTCGATTCTGGGATCGCCGTTCTATCTGATGCGACGGGTGCGAGGTCGAACGCCGTCCGACGTTCCCAGTTGGCACAAGCGAGGCTGGACCGTCGAACTGTCCCCCGTCGAGCGAGGGCTGCTGTGCGACAACGGGTTGCAGGCGCTGGTGTCGCTTCACCGCATCGACGACCCCGACACGCTGGCGTTCTTCCGTGGCGGGACCGATCCGAGTAGGACAGCGCTGCAGCGCTACCTCGACAAACTGCGCGGCTGGTACGAGTGGTGCCGTGCTGATATGCAGGTAGGCGGCGCCACATTGGCCGAGGCGCTGCGCGTCATCGTGGATGCGGCACCCGACACAGACGCGGAGACTGTGGTCTGGGGCGACGCGCGGGTGGGGAACATCAGCTTCGGTGATGACCTCTCGGTCGTCGCGTTGTTCGACTGGGAGACCGCGGGCACCGGGCCACCGGACATCGACGTCGGTTGGTGGCTGATGTTCGAGCGCTTTCTGTGCGAAGCACTGGGGTTCACCCGCCTGCCCGGTATTCCGGACGACGACGAGATCGTCAGGCGCTACCTCGAATTCGGTGGGACCCTCACCGGCGACATCGCCTACTACCAGCTGATAGCCGCCATTGTTCTGTCGCTGATCAACAATCGGCTCGCCCGCCTGCTAGAGCGTGACGGCTTAGATGTGGTGACGGCTCAAAGTTATCCCCGCATGTCGGTCGGACTGGTCGAGCACTATCTCGACCGGCTCTGA
- a CDS encoding mycofactocin-coupled SDR family oxidoreductase codes for MTTGRLAGKVAFITGAARGQGRAHAVRMAHEGADVIAVDIAGPLPEWVRYPSATPDDLDETVRAVKAAGGRITATAADIRDLDGLRTAVDQGVDAFGRLDIIVANAGICVPAPWNEITPESFRDIIDVNVTGTWNTVMAGAHRIIEGGRGGSIILISSYAGVKVQPYMVHYTASKHAVTGMARAFAAELGKHEIRVNSVHPGPVNTPMGGGDMIAALFSAIESNPTLNNMGTPFLPQWACEPEDVAAAVCWLASDESRFVTATRLSVDQGMAQF; via the coding sequence TTGACGACGGGACGGCTGGCGGGCAAGGTCGCGTTCATCACCGGTGCTGCCAGGGGGCAGGGACGTGCCCATGCGGTCCGGATGGCACACGAAGGGGCCGATGTCATCGCCGTCGACATCGCAGGCCCGCTTCCCGAATGGGTGCGCTACCCGTCGGCCACACCGGACGATCTCGACGAGACGGTGCGGGCAGTCAAGGCTGCGGGGGGCCGAATAACGGCCACGGCGGCCGACATCCGCGATCTCGACGGACTGCGGACGGCCGTCGATCAGGGAGTCGACGCCTTCGGGCGGCTGGACATCATCGTTGCCAATGCGGGAATTTGCGTCCCTGCGCCATGGAACGAGATCACCCCGGAGTCGTTCCGCGACATCATTGACGTCAACGTGACGGGCACCTGGAACACGGTGATGGCGGGTGCTCACCGCATCATCGAAGGGGGCCGCGGCGGCTCGATCATTCTGATCAGCTCCTACGCAGGCGTCAAGGTGCAGCCGTACATGGTGCATTACACGGCCAGCAAGCACGCGGTGACGGGAATGGCCAGGGCTTTCGCCGCCGAGCTGGGCAAGCACGAAATCAGGGTCAACAGTGTCCATCCCGGACCGGTCAACACCCCGATGGGTGGCGGTGACATGATCGCCGCGTTGTTCTCCGCGATTGAGAGCAACCCCACGCTGAACAACATGGGTACGCCGTTCCTGCCGCAGTGGGCGTGCGAACCGGAGGACGTCGCGGCCGCGGTGTGTTGGTTGGCGTCCGACGAGTCACGCTTCGTGACGGCAACGCGGCTGTCGGTCGACCAGGGCATGGCGCAGTTCTAG
- a CDS encoding NAD(P)-dependent oxidoreductase, translated as MAGTVGFLGAGQLGEPMVARLLAADHDVLVYARRDDVRSRLVDRGATPAGSVAELARGSDILIACLYADAQLRETGLGPEGFIANAKPGSVFVSHTTGTMATLQALQESSPAGPVILDGPVSGTVENIDAGTLTVLLGGPADAVARVTPVLSAYAEPVVPTGELGSALAIKLVNNLLFAANAQLLAAATELGGQLGVEPTALLSTLQVCSARSHVAAHAHRIGGMERFEEMAGHFLRKDVAACREAAIEAGVDLGLLGMAVREGPLSLDAVDTTREGTR; from the coding sequence ATGGCCGGAACTGTGGGGTTTCTCGGGGCCGGCCAACTCGGCGAACCCATGGTGGCGCGCCTGCTCGCGGCGGACCACGACGTGCTGGTGTACGCCCGGCGCGACGACGTGCGGAGCCGGCTGGTGGACCGGGGCGCCACGCCGGCAGGCTCCGTGGCAGAGTTGGCGCGCGGCAGCGACATCCTCATCGCCTGCCTGTACGCTGACGCGCAACTGCGCGAAACGGGCCTCGGCCCGGAAGGTTTCATCGCCAACGCGAAGCCAGGATCGGTGTTCGTGTCCCACACCACCGGCACGATGGCCACCTTGCAGGCCTTGCAGGAGTCCTCCCCGGCTGGGCCGGTGATCCTCGATGGGCCGGTCAGTGGGACCGTCGAGAACATCGATGCGGGCACGTTGACCGTGCTCCTCGGTGGACCTGCCGACGCCGTTGCCAGGGTGACACCCGTGCTGTCCGCCTACGCCGAACCTGTGGTGCCCACCGGGGAACTCGGCAGTGCGTTGGCCATCAAGCTCGTCAACAATCTGTTGTTCGCGGCGAACGCTCAACTGCTCGCAGCAGCAACGGAACTGGGCGGCCAGCTGGGTGTCGAACCGACCGCGTTGTTGTCGACGTTGCAGGTGTGCAGCGCCCGCAGCCATGTGGCGGCTCACGCACACCGCATCGGTGGGATGGAACGCTTCGAGGAAATGGCCGGTCACTTCCTGCGTAAAGACGTTGCCGCGTGCCGTGAGGCCGCCATCGAAGCGGGGGTCGACCTCGGGCTTCTGGGGATGGCCGTACGGGAAGGGCCGTTATCACTCGATGCGGTCGACACGACGCGGGAGGGAACACGTTGA
- a CDS encoding cytochrome P450 yields the protein MPVEDLEQFMAWEDKILHQTGVGGEANAARLEDMTHVMGYFSGLIRQRRENRDPDAVAAADVADVSGPRTERTGSA from the coding sequence GTGCCCGTCGAGGATCTCGAGCAGTTCATGGCCTGGGAGGACAAGATCCTGCATCAAACGGGCGTGGGAGGGGAAGCCAACGCCGCGCGGCTCGAGGACATGACGCACGTGATGGGTTACTTCTCCGGCCTCATTCGACAGCGCCGCGAGAACCGCGACCCGGATGCCGTCGCTGCCGCTGACGTGGCTGACGTGAGCGGGCCGCGCACGGAGCGCACAGGGAGCGCCTGA
- a CDS encoding cytochrome P450 — translation MSESQAGATCPVKDLESNTPDSPALTHFRLPDECQDDARPAFRNREAGVEYWVFTVNAVILDGLQHPDKWSSSFIMPTDPERPYKWIPIMIDPPDHAKWGQVLAEYFSPGRVKGLREAQQKLAAEFVDQLVSDGGCDFVERTRACSRRQSSSR, via the coding sequence ATGAGCGAGAGTCAGGCAGGCGCAACATGTCCCGTCAAGGACCTGGAGTCGAACACGCCAGACTCGCCCGCGCTGACGCACTTCCGCCTGCCGGACGAGTGCCAGGATGACGCGCGGCCGGCCTTCCGGAACCGGGAGGCCGGCGTCGAGTATTGGGTATTCACCGTCAACGCGGTGATCCTCGATGGTTTGCAGCACCCGGACAAGTGGTCGAGCAGCTTCATCATGCCGACCGACCCGGAGCGGCCGTACAAGTGGATTCCGATCATGATCGACCCGCCCGACCATGCCAAGTGGGGGCAGGTACTGGCGGAATACTTCTCGCCCGGCCGCGTCAAGGGCCTCCGCGAGGCGCAGCAGAAGCTGGCGGCGGAATTCGTCGACCAGCTCGTCAGCGACGGCGGGTGCGACTTCGTCGAACGGACTCGCGCGTGTTCCCGTCGACAGTCTTCCTCACGATAA
- a CDS encoding Zn-ribbon domain-containing OB-fold protein, whose translation MSTAAVTLAATIPGEHVRIAVNKDTEPFWQAAKERRLVAPQCADCQTFRLPPTPFCPTCQSKAVHWVELSGRATVYSFAVVHGFPGMPELVLVPAVLDLPDAPGARLVSNVVDVAPSDVTIGMSVRVDFSPITDGWLLPVFRVDGEE comes from the coding sequence ATGAGCACCGCTGCGGTCACCCTGGCCGCCACCATCCCCGGCGAGCACGTGCGGATCGCCGTCAACAAGGACACAGAACCGTTCTGGCAGGCCGCGAAGGAGCGTCGGCTGGTCGCGCCGCAATGCGCTGACTGCCAGACGTTCCGGCTGCCGCCGACTCCGTTCTGTCCCACTTGCCAATCAAAGGCGGTGCACTGGGTCGAGCTGAGCGGCCGGGCCACCGTCTACAGTTTCGCCGTGGTGCACGGCTTCCCTGGCATGCCCGAGCTCGTCCTAGTGCCTGCGGTGCTGGACCTTCCCGACGCCCCTGGTGCCCGACTGGTGTCGAACGTCGTCGATGTCGCGCCTAGTGACGTCACGATCGGAATGTCGGTGCGCGTAGATTTTTCACCGATTACTGACGGATGGCTGCTCCCAGTTTTCCGAGTCGACGGCGAGGAGTGA
- a CDS encoding thiolase C-terminal domain-containing protein, which yields MSNSSGLRDVAIVGVGATPYYKRGGSLPKSITELAGDAILAACEDAGIPVTDIDGFAYYSGASAGYTEKMDSADFMETLGIPEIRFTAALTSGGGGSAGAIGLARAAIVAGDASVVVTVMALQQAKQRLGSVFSALEPDPINSFLQPSGLFGPGHLMSVMARRHMHLYGTRREAFAEIALSTRANAANRPKAMHPEPLTLEDYFNARMIAEPLCLYDFCQETDGAVAVITTSADRAKDCKQPPVPVVAAAHGGVRDWGRAFAWMGMPDEYFASSGNAPIAKRLYEQAGISAGDIDVALLYDHFSPMVLMQLEDYGFCGKGEGGAFVESGAIRYEGGSIPVNTHGGQLSEAYIIGMTHIMEGVEQMRGTAINQVLDAELALVTGGPASLPVSGLILGRAA from the coding sequence GTGTCTAATTCGTCTGGCCTGCGCGACGTTGCGATCGTCGGCGTCGGCGCCACACCGTACTACAAGCGCGGCGGATCGCTACCGAAGTCGATCACCGAATTGGCCGGCGACGCAATCCTGGCGGCCTGTGAGGACGCCGGCATACCGGTCACCGACATCGATGGGTTCGCCTACTACTCCGGTGCCAGCGCGGGTTACACCGAGAAGATGGACTCCGCCGACTTCATGGAAACCCTGGGGATTCCGGAGATCCGTTTCACCGCGGCGTTGACCTCCGGTGGCGGTGGTTCGGCGGGTGCGATCGGGCTGGCTCGAGCCGCCATCGTGGCCGGCGACGCCTCGGTGGTGGTCACGGTGATGGCGCTGCAGCAGGCCAAGCAGCGGTTGGGTTCGGTCTTCTCGGCGTTGGAGCCGGATCCGATCAACTCGTTCCTGCAGCCATCCGGCCTCTTCGGTCCTGGACACCTGATGTCGGTCATGGCCCGGCGGCACATGCACTTGTACGGTACCCGTCGCGAAGCGTTCGCCGAGATTGCCCTTTCGACGCGGGCGAACGCGGCGAATCGACCGAAGGCCATGCACCCCGAGCCATTGACGCTCGAGGACTACTTCAACGCACGGATGATCGCAGAACCCCTGTGCCTCTACGACTTCTGCCAGGAGACCGATGGCGCGGTGGCGGTGATCACCACCAGCGCCGACCGAGCGAAGGATTGCAAGCAGCCGCCGGTCCCCGTGGTTGCCGCCGCCCACGGTGGCGTCCGCGACTGGGGGAGGGCATTCGCCTGGATGGGTATGCCCGACGAATACTTCGCCTCGTCGGGCAATGCACCCATCGCCAAGCGGCTTTACGAGCAGGCCGGCATCAGCGCGGGCGATATCGACGTGGCCCTGCTGTACGACCACTTCAGCCCGATGGTGCTGATGCAGCTCGAGGACTACGGGTTCTGCGGCAAGGGCGAGGGTGGCGCATTCGTCGAGAGCGGAGCGATCCGCTACGAAGGTGGTTCCATTCCGGTCAACACCCACGGCGGTCAGCTGTCCGAGGCGTACATCATCGGGATGACCCACATCATGGAAGGAGTCGAGCAGATGCGTGGCACCGCCATCAACCAGGTTCTCGACGCTGAACTCGCCCTGGTCACCGGTGGCCCGGCGAGCCTGCCCGTGAGCGGGCTGATCCTGGGTCGTGCCGCATGA